The proteins below come from a single Demetria terragena DSM 11295 genomic window:
- a CDS encoding 2-oxoacid:acceptor oxidoreductase subunit alpha yields the protein MSTSHVQQVDRVVIRFAGDSGDGMQLTGDRFTAETAVLGNDLSTLPNFPAEIRAPQGTLPGVSSFQVQFADHDVLTPGDAPDVLVAMNPAALKANLGDLPRGATIIADSDEFAKRNLAKVGYESNPLDDDTLESWQVQSVPLTSITVEALADFDLTRKDKQRAKNMFALGLLSWMYNRPTDGTEAFLKAKFGGKPEILEANLAALHAGHAYGETTEAFAVTYEVRPAPMKTGTYRNITGNSAMAYGFVAAAHRAQIPLVLGSYPITPASDLLHALSGLKRFGVTTMQLEDEIAGVGAALGAAFGGSIGLTTTSGPGLALKAETIGLGVSLELPLVIVDVQRGGPSTGLPTKTEQADLLQAMYGRNGESPVAVIAPSSPTDCFDAALEAVRIATTYRTPVIVLSDGYLANGSEPWQVPAVDALPDLRVEQTTEKNGTDDDGNPVFHPYARDTETLARPWAVPGTPGLEHRIGGIEKADVTGNISYDPGNHDHMVRLRQRKIDGIADSVPHLEVDDPTGDARILMLGWGSTYGPITAAVRKVRATGAPIAQAHLRHLNPFPHGLEETLKSYDKVIVPEMNLGQLALLLRGKFLVDVQSHTAVRGLPFTTTELASVITEALDELTHAGLDTASASAPAYSTGASAGLDKLDRRDVLDSAGRVGERPAASRIETTEETR from the coding sequence GTGAGCACCTCGCACGTCCAACAAGTCGACCGAGTCGTGATCCGATTCGCCGGCGACTCCGGCGACGGCATGCAGTTGACCGGTGACCGGTTCACTGCTGAGACCGCGGTGCTGGGCAATGACCTGTCGACCCTGCCTAACTTCCCGGCCGAGATTCGAGCCCCGCAGGGCACGCTGCCGGGCGTGAGTTCCTTCCAGGTGCAGTTCGCTGACCACGACGTGCTCACTCCGGGCGATGCGCCCGACGTGCTGGTTGCGATGAATCCCGCTGCGCTCAAAGCGAATCTCGGCGACCTGCCGCGCGGCGCGACGATCATTGCCGATAGCGATGAGTTCGCCAAGCGCAACCTCGCCAAGGTGGGATATGAGTCCAACCCGTTGGACGACGACACCCTGGAGTCCTGGCAGGTGCAGTCGGTCCCGCTGACCTCGATCACGGTCGAGGCGCTGGCCGATTTCGACCTGACCCGCAAGGACAAGCAGCGGGCCAAGAACATGTTTGCGCTCGGCTTGCTGTCCTGGATGTACAACCGCCCGACCGATGGCACCGAGGCGTTCCTCAAGGCCAAGTTCGGCGGCAAGCCAGAAATCCTCGAAGCCAACCTGGCCGCACTGCACGCCGGTCACGCATACGGCGAGACCACCGAGGCTTTTGCCGTCACCTACGAGGTGCGGCCGGCCCCGATGAAGACCGGCACCTACCGCAACATCACGGGCAACTCGGCGATGGCGTACGGCTTTGTCGCCGCGGCGCATCGCGCACAGATTCCGCTCGTGCTCGGTTCCTACCCGATCACCCCGGCTTCGGACCTGCTCCACGCGTTGTCCGGGCTCAAGCGCTTCGGCGTGACGACCATGCAGCTAGAGGATGAGATCGCCGGCGTCGGCGCGGCACTCGGCGCGGCGTTCGGCGGGTCAATCGGCCTGACGACCACGTCGGGTCCGGGCTTGGCGCTCAAGGCAGAGACCATCGGACTCGGGGTCTCCCTCGAACTGCCCTTGGTCATCGTCGACGTTCAGCGCGGTGGACCATCCACTGGCCTGCCGACCAAGACTGAGCAGGCCGATCTGCTGCAGGCGATGTACGGCCGCAACGGCGAGTCTCCGGTCGCGGTCATCGCGCCGAGCAGTCCCACGGATTGTTTCGATGCCGCGTTGGAGGCCGTACGCATCGCCACGACCTATCGCACCCCGGTCATCGTGCTCTCTGACGGCTACCTCGCCAACGGATCGGAGCCGTGGCAGGTCCCAGCGGTCGACGCTCTCCCCGACCTTCGCGTCGAGCAGACAACCGAGAAGAACGGCACTGACGACGACGGGAACCCGGTCTTCCATCCCTATGCCCGGGACACCGAGACCCTCGCCCGCCCGTGGGCGGTGCCTGGCACACCCGGTCTGGAGCACCGCATCGGCGGCATTGAGAAGGCCGACGTCACCGGCAACATCTCCTATGACCCGGGCAACCACGACCACATGGTGCGGTTGCGCCAACGCAAGATCGACGGCATCGCCGACTCGGTCCCGCACCTGGAGGTGGACGACCCGACCGGCGACGCCAGGATTCTGATGCTCGGCTGGGGGTCGACGTACGGCCCCATCACCGCAGCGGTCCGCAAGGTCCGGGCGACCGGCGCGCCCATCGCCCAGGCACATCTGCGTCACCTCAACCCCTTCCCGCACGGGCTAGAGGAAACACTCAAGTCCTATGACAAGGTCATCGTCCCGGAGATGAACCTCGGGCAGCTCGCCCTGTTGCTTCGCGGGAAGTTCCTGGTTGATGTCCAGAGCCACACAGCAGTGCGCGGACTGCCTTTCACCACAACCGAACTCGCGAGCGTCATCACCGAAGCACTCGACGAACTGACCCACGCTGGTCTCGATACGGCCTCCGCTAGCGCTCCGGCCTACTCGACCGGCGCTAGCGCTGGTCTCGACAAGCTCGACCGGCGGGATGTGCTCGACAGCGCTGGTCGAGTAGGCGAGCGGCCTGCCGCGAGCCGTATCGAGACCACGGAGGAAACACGATGA
- a CDS encoding 2-oxoacid:ferredoxin oxidoreductase subunit beta, whose protein sequence is MSIDLGIPTLGTADVPQRGEDEKLTGKDFTSDQEVRWCPGCGDYIVLKAVQGFLPELGLRRENITFVSGIGCSSRFPYYLDTYGMHSIHGRAPAIATGLATSRKDLSVWVVTGDGDALSIGGNHLIHAMRRNVNMTILLFNNKIYGLTKGQYSPTSDVGSVTKSTPAGSVDRPFNPVSLALGAEATFVARTMDSDRKHLTGVLKAAAEHRGTSLVEIYQNCPIFNDGAFQILKDRDEASARIMHLTDGEPVRAGEGEQARVVVRDESGSLAVVPEADADPARVVRHDPTADDPSQAFALSRLDDPTFAQVPMGVFRSVSRPTYDDAVRTQVDGAVESAGGPAADRDLAALLTGNDTWTVAENAAGFEAQTR, encoded by the coding sequence ATGAGCATCGACCTGGGCATTCCGACGCTGGGCACCGCCGACGTCCCGCAACGGGGCGAGGACGAGAAGCTGACCGGGAAGGACTTCACCTCCGACCAAGAAGTGCGCTGGTGCCCCGGATGCGGTGATTACATCGTGTTGAAGGCGGTCCAAGGATTCCTTCCCGAGCTCGGCCTGCGGCGGGAGAACATCACGTTCGTCTCTGGCATTGGCTGCTCCTCGCGCTTCCCGTACTACCTCGACACCTACGGCATGCACTCGATTCATGGACGCGCGCCAGCCATCGCGACCGGGCTCGCGACCTCCCGCAAGGACCTTTCGGTGTGGGTGGTGACAGGCGACGGCGATGCGCTGTCGATCGGCGGCAACCATCTGATCCACGCCATGCGCCGCAACGTCAACATGACGATTCTGTTGTTCAACAACAAGATCTATGGCCTCACCAAGGGGCAGTACTCCCCCACCTCGGACGTCGGCTCGGTCACCAAGTCCACGCCTGCCGGGTCGGTGGACCGCCCGTTCAATCCGGTGTCTCTCGCGCTCGGCGCTGAGGCGACCTTCGTGGCCCGCACGATGGACTCCGATCGCAAACACCTCACCGGCGTCCTCAAAGCGGCAGCGGAGCACCGCGGCACGTCACTCGTCGAGATTTACCAGAACTGCCCGATCTTCAATGATGGCGCCTTCCAGATCCTCAAGGACAGGGACGAGGCCAGCGCGCGGATCATGCACCTGACCGATGGCGAGCCCGTGAGAGCCGGTGAAGGCGAGCAGGCCCGGGTGGTCGTACGCGACGAATCTGGTTCTCTTGCAGTCGTTCCCGAAGCCGACGCTGATCCAGCACGGGTGGTCCGCCACGACCCAACGGCCGACGACCCGAGTCAGGCCTTCGCGCTGAGCCGCCTCGATGACCCGACGTTCGCGCAGGTACCCATGGGCGTCTTCCGCTCCGTCTCGCGGCCGACTTATGACGACGCCGTACGCACCCAGGTCGACGGTGCGGTGGAGTCGGCCGGCGGCCCGGCAGCCGACCGCGACCTGGCCGCGCTGCTGACCGGAAATGACACCTGGACCGTTGCCGAGAATGCTGCGGGGTTCGAGGCGCAGACACGCTGA
- the rarD gene encoding EamA family transporter RarD, with the protein MSEQETETRKGTIYGALAYSLWGAFPLYFHALIPAGAWEVLTHRILWTMLLCVVILVATRQIPALWRLLKDRQRLAYLSAASFFIAANWVIYVVAVMANRTSEAALGYFLNPLVTVALGVIVLHERLRRLQWAAVAVGGVACVYLAVTFGKPPWISLALAGSFATYGLIKNRVGGAMTPLQSLSAETVILSVPAVPLLIWITAQNEGTFTGYGAGHTALLVFSGAATAVPLLLFAAAARRIPLSLVGLLQFATPILQLLCGVLLLHEVVPTSRWVGFGIVWVALVLLTIDSLRSAANTRRRRRIPPAG; encoded by the coding sequence GTGAGCGAGCAGGAGACCGAGACCCGCAAGGGCACGATCTACGGCGCGCTGGCGTACTCCCTCTGGGGTGCCTTTCCGCTCTACTTCCATGCGCTCATCCCGGCCGGGGCCTGGGAGGTCCTCACCCACCGGATCCTGTGGACGATGCTGTTGTGCGTCGTCATCCTGGTCGCCACCCGTCAGATCCCGGCGCTCTGGCGCCTGCTGAAAGACCGGCAGCGGTTGGCGTATCTCTCGGCGGCGAGCTTCTTCATCGCGGCCAACTGGGTCATCTATGTGGTCGCGGTCATGGCCAATCGCACCAGCGAGGCAGCCCTGGGTTACTTCCTCAACCCGCTGGTGACCGTCGCCCTCGGCGTCATCGTGCTGCATGAGCGGCTCCGTCGTCTGCAATGGGCCGCCGTCGCCGTGGGTGGAGTGGCCTGCGTCTATCTCGCCGTCACCTTTGGCAAGCCACCGTGGATCTCCCTGGCCTTGGCTGGATCGTTCGCGACATACGGCCTGATCAAGAACCGTGTCGGCGGCGCCATGACACCGCTGCAGAGCCTGTCCGCCGAAACCGTGATCCTCAGCGTGCCCGCCGTGCCACTGCTGATCTGGATCACCGCGCAGAACGAGGGAACCTTCACCGGCTATGGCGCTGGCCATACCGCGCTCTTGGTCTTCTCCGGCGCCGCGACCGCCGTACCGCTCTTGCTCTTCGCCGCGGCCGCCCGCCGCATCCCGCTCAGCCTGGTTGGGCTCCTGCAGTTCGCTACGCCGATCCTCCAACTGCTCTGCGGCGTCCTCCTCCTGCACGAGGTGGTGCCGACCAGCCGCTGGGTCGGCTTCGGCATCGTCTGGGTCGCGCTGGTGCTGTTGACGATCGACTCTTTGCGGTCAGCGGCGAACACTCGCCGCCGACGGCGAATTCCGCCCGCCGGTTGA
- a CDS encoding DUF222 domain-containing protein yields the protein MEKVHPDREAIGLRDMIEKVIGMGCAPQDFDLITQIEQLQVLANAAQGAIARLSVDFDASQRVSQRQLGVRGSRVGQGVADQVALARKLSPSQASRDLGLAKALHDDLPRTADLFTRGVISAEVSHAVHRETAHLGHSERHEADARLVTMLPTATRRTAAAAARKVAYAIDPAGAVERAAKAAADRCVWSRPAPDTMCMVTALVPAARGVAAYAALRRDAIAIIAAGDPAERSMSQVMADLFVERATGQATAAGTPVEVQLVMTTEQLFGDAPPSGAPFESKASGAMNATPTDNSDPDGPSWLNGYGPVPAALARAVIAGVPDLLGVTPVDVDVAQAWVRRLFTDPATGQLTDLDGRRRKFDGTLRRFIRIRDQVCRIPFCDAPIRDMDHLRRHTDGGPTSIDNGAGVCQRFNHVKEIPGWVTEVIHDDDGDHDQRAGPASGAHPHTIRITTPTGKTYVSTSPPVQGTRASTPEPDTPAEVIRVKFADLFALAG from the coding sequence ATGGAAAAAGTCCATCCCGACCGCGAGGCCATCGGCCTGCGAGACATGATCGAGAAGGTCATCGGGATGGGTTGCGCACCACAGGATTTCGACCTGATCACTCAGATCGAACAGTTGCAAGTGCTGGCAAACGCAGCGCAGGGCGCGATCGCCCGATTGTCGGTCGATTTCGACGCATCGCAGCGAGTGAGTCAGCGACAGCTGGGGGTGCGAGGCAGCCGAGTGGGGCAGGGCGTCGCTGACCAGGTCGCGCTGGCTCGAAAGCTGTCGCCATCTCAGGCGTCGCGCGACCTTGGCCTGGCGAAGGCGTTGCATGACGACCTGCCGCGCACCGCCGATCTCTTCACCCGCGGCGTGATCAGCGCTGAGGTCTCTCACGCGGTGCACCGCGAAACCGCGCACCTTGGGCACTCCGAACGACACGAAGCCGATGCGCGACTCGTCACGATGCTGCCGACTGCCACGCGCCGAACGGCGGCCGCCGCGGCGCGCAAAGTGGCATACGCGATTGACCCGGCGGGGGCGGTTGAGCGCGCTGCGAAGGCTGCGGCGGACCGGTGCGTGTGGTCCCGTCCGGCACCCGACACGATGTGCATGGTCACCGCGTTGGTGCCCGCGGCACGAGGTGTCGCCGCATATGCGGCGCTGCGACGAGATGCGATAGCGATCATCGCGGCGGGGGACCCAGCCGAGCGGAGCATGAGCCAGGTCATGGCAGACCTGTTCGTTGAGCGCGCCACGGGCCAGGCAACGGCGGCGGGTACGCCAGTTGAGGTGCAGCTGGTGATGACGACAGAACAGCTTTTTGGCGACGCGCCACCAAGCGGAGCGCCATTCGAGAGCAAGGCCAGTGGTGCCATGAATGCGACGCCCACCGACAACTCGGACCCGGACGGACCATCCTGGCTGAACGGGTACGGGCCGGTGCCAGCCGCGTTGGCCCGTGCCGTCATTGCTGGAGTGCCGGATCTACTGGGAGTTACGCCGGTCGACGTCGACGTGGCCCAGGCCTGGGTGCGCCGGTTGTTCACCGATCCCGCCACCGGCCAGTTAACCGACCTTGACGGCAGGCGCCGCAAGTTCGATGGCACCCTGCGCCGGTTTATCCGAATCCGCGACCAGGTCTGCCGGATCCCGTTTTGTGACGCTCCGATCCGGGACATGGACCACCTACGCCGGCACACAGACGGTGGGCCGACGTCGATCGACAACGGCGCTGGCGTGTGCCAACGGTTTAATCACGTCAAGGAGATTCCCGGATGGGTCACCGAGGTCATCCACGATGACGACGGCGATCATGACCAACGAGCAGGCCCAGCGTCAGGGGCGCACCCGCACACCATTCGGATCACCACGCCGACGGGCAAGACCTACGTGTCCACCTCACCGCCGGTTCAGGGCACTCGGGCATCGACGCCTGAACCCGACACTCCGGCCGAGGTCATTCGAGTGAAGTTCGCCGACCTTTTCGCTCTTGCGGGTTGA
- the fucP gene encoding L-fucose:H+ symporter permease — protein sequence MSSVTSEKPVEQERSSFLYPGMLLPFVLMVTCFAAWGIAANMTDTLVATFRGVFSMSTTQATLVQSSYYGAYFLLALPAAFVNQRFNYKVGVLLGLGLAAGGGLLFLPAAASKEYAFFLIAIFALAAGLSVLETSANPYVMSMGPEANATRRLNFAQSFNPPGTITGVLLATFVILPQQSDATESERDAMPASELSALQDQELGAVMTPYVGLAVLLVIIWLGIAFVKVPGITSGGREVSAQGSGGLVRRLVANRHYSFGVVAQYFNVAAQTCIWTFTIIYVQDFVDASKKEAGFWLLGSLIIFSITRFAMVALMGKFDSRYLMLAMTSLGVVLCTVVMVSPNIVGAIAVISLSMSLSLLFPTIYGIALEGLGPDTKFGAAGLVMAIVGGATVPLIQGALVDSIGSNWSYIVPALCFCVIIAYCLYTIRTPRPVAESA from the coding sequence ATGTCCAGCGTGACCTCAGAAAAGCCTGTCGAGCAGGAACGGTCGTCGTTCCTCTATCCAGGCATGCTGCTGCCCTTTGTCCTGATGGTCACCTGCTTCGCCGCGTGGGGCATCGCGGCGAACATGACCGACACCCTCGTGGCGACGTTCCGCGGCGTGTTCTCGATGAGCACCACCCAGGCGACACTCGTTCAGTCGTCCTACTACGGCGCCTATTTCCTGCTTGCTCTGCCGGCCGCCTTCGTCAATCAACGCTTCAACTACAAGGTCGGCGTGCTACTGGGCCTCGGCCTCGCCGCTGGCGGTGGGCTGCTGTTCCTGCCCGCGGCGGCCTCCAAGGAGTACGCGTTCTTCCTGATCGCGATCTTTGCGCTCGCTGCGGGCCTGTCCGTCCTGGAGACGTCGGCAAATCCGTACGTGATGTCGATGGGGCCAGAGGCAAATGCCACCCGCAGACTCAACTTCGCGCAGTCGTTTAATCCGCCGGGCACGATCACCGGCGTGCTGTTGGCAACTTTCGTCATCCTGCCGCAGCAGAGCGACGCCACTGAGTCCGAACGAGACGCCATGCCGGCCAGTGAACTGTCGGCGCTTCAAGACCAAGAACTCGGCGCAGTGATGACGCCGTACGTCGGGCTCGCCGTCCTGCTGGTGATCATCTGGCTCGGCATCGCGTTCGTTAAAGTCCCCGGGATCACGAGTGGTGGGCGCGAGGTGTCCGCCCAAGGCAGCGGTGGTCTGGTTAGACGACTCGTGGCAAATCGCCACTACTCCTTCGGGGTGGTTGCGCAGTACTTCAACGTCGCCGCGCAGACCTGCATCTGGACGTTCACCATCATCTACGTGCAGGACTTCGTCGACGCGAGCAAGAAGGAGGCCGGGTTCTGGTTGCTCGGAAGCCTCATCATCTTCTCCATCACCCGTTTTGCGATGGTGGCCCTGATGGGCAAGTTCGACAGCCGCTACCTGATGTTGGCGATGACATCCCTTGGTGTCGTGTTGTGCACCGTCGTCATGGTGTCGCCCAACATTGTCGGGGCCATCGCGGTAATTTCGCTGTCGATGTCGTTGTCCCTGCTGTTCCCCACCATCTACGGCATCGCGCTGGAAGGTCTTGGGCCCGACACGAAGTTCGGTGCGGCCGGGTTAGTCATGGCGATCGTCGGCGGCGCCACCGTCCCACTCATCCAGGGCGCGCTCGTGGATTCGATCGGCTCGAACTGGTCCTACATCGTCCCGGCGTTGTGCTTCTGCGTGATCATCGCTTACTGCCTATACACGATTCGCACGCCGCGGCCGGTCGCCGAGTCCGCGTAG
- a CDS encoding D-arabinono-1,4-lactone oxidase: MAERMWQNWAGNVAASGFDVLAPATTEEVAEAVALAARTGRKVKAIGAGHSFSAIGQPVDLQLQLHRLTGIVSHDVHTQRVRVRAGTRLREMNPALWDLGLAMPNLGDFDGQTVSGAIATGTHGTGDALTGLAGFVRAIEMVLADGSVVRYDDAHQPDRVAAAAVGLGALGIVTEYELQCVPAFLLRAHESPDRLDAVLERLPEIVEGQDHFEFFYFPHTDRVQTKTNVRLEATEQANPLPRWRATLDDKILANSAFEGINRVTSRAPTLIPRVNQLTARVLTERTYTDRSYSVLTTERTVRFRESELSMPRDQVAGALRTLRDYFHRGDQRVTFPVEVRFTAADDRWLSTSYGRPSAYVAIHQYHRLSEQPYFGDVWKMLMGPEVRPHWGKMHDLRAADLRARYERFDDFVELRDRLDPDRVFGNSHLEQVLGG; the protein is encoded by the coding sequence TTGGCTGAACGCATGTGGCAGAACTGGGCTGGCAATGTGGCCGCCAGCGGCTTCGACGTGCTCGCGCCGGCGACCACCGAGGAGGTTGCCGAGGCCGTTGCGCTTGCTGCTCGAACTGGACGCAAGGTCAAGGCGATTGGCGCGGGACATTCGTTCAGCGCTATCGGTCAACCGGTTGATCTCCAGCTTCAATTGCACCGACTCACGGGGATCGTGAGTCACGACGTGCACACCCAGCGGGTTCGCGTCCGCGCTGGGACCCGGCTGCGCGAGATGAACCCCGCGCTCTGGGACCTTGGTTTGGCAATGCCCAATCTGGGCGACTTCGACGGGCAGACGGTGTCGGGGGCGATTGCGACCGGGACTCATGGCACGGGCGATGCCCTGACTGGTCTCGCAGGCTTCGTGCGCGCGATCGAGATGGTGCTGGCAGACGGGTCCGTCGTTCGCTATGACGACGCCCACCAGCCAGATCGTGTGGCTGCGGCCGCGGTGGGCCTGGGTGCGCTCGGCATCGTGACGGAATACGAACTGCAATGCGTACCAGCCTTTTTGCTGCGTGCCCATGAATCACCGGACCGGCTTGATGCCGTCCTTGAGCGTCTCCCCGAGATAGTCGAGGGCCAGGACCACTTTGAGTTCTTCTACTTCCCGCACACCGACCGGGTGCAGACCAAGACGAACGTCCGGCTAGAGGCAACGGAGCAGGCGAACCCGTTGCCGCGCTGGCGAGCGACGCTCGATGACAAGATCCTCGCGAACTCCGCATTCGAAGGAATCAACCGAGTGACATCTCGGGCACCTACGTTGATCCCGCGCGTGAACCAACTGACCGCACGCGTGCTGACCGAGCGCACCTACACCGATCGGTCGTACTCCGTCCTGACTACTGAGCGGACCGTGCGATTCCGCGAGAGTGAACTGTCGATGCCACGGGACCAGGTGGCTGGCGCGCTGCGGACGTTGCGCGACTATTTCCACCGTGGTGATCAGCGAGTGACTTTCCCGGTCGAGGTGCGGTTTACGGCGGCGGATGACCGGTGGTTGTCGACGTCGTACGGGCGCCCGAGCGCCTATGTCGCGATTCACCAGTATCACCGGCTTTCCGAGCAGCCCTATTTTGGTGATGTCTGGAAGATGCTCATGGGCCCGGAGGTGCGCCCGCACTGGGGCAAGATGCACGATCTCCGCGCGGCCGACCTGCGCGCTCGCTACGAACGGTTCGACGATTTTGTCGAGCTGCGCGATCGGCTCGACCCGGACCGGGTGTTCGGCAATTCTCATCTGGAGCAGGTGCTCGGGGGGTAG
- a CDS encoding alanine racemase: MNSVHYLSSLPPVVAPMAVVDNAAMRANAVSMRERSPVPIRLASKSIRVRGLIEEVLAQPGFAGVLAYSAPEALWLVSKGIRDVLVAYPTIDPATIAAVSNDPVAAREVTFMVDLPEHLEMVRAAATGAPVRVCLDICCAVSLGGLQVGAHRSSIRTPEQAAALAASAAKEPQVRLVGLMFYDAQIAGVPDTGPHIRWMKQRSWGELTRRRAAVRRAVEDHADLEFVNAGGTGSLHWFQDDGVVTELAAGSGLFAPTLFDRYDGAEHRPAAFFVSPVVRKPAEDVVVAAFGGYIASGPVGSSRTPTVAFPSGLKPFTHEGFGEVQTPLRGPAARGMRIGDPVWFRHAKAGEMCERFDEVLLVDGEQIRRIPTYRGEGKNFG, translated from the coding sequence ATGAACAGTGTTCACTATTTGTCGTCGCTGCCGCCAGTTGTCGCCCCGATGGCAGTGGTCGATAACGCAGCGATGCGTGCCAACGCGGTGTCGATGCGCGAGCGGTCCCCGGTTCCGATCAGGTTGGCCTCCAAGTCGATTCGCGTGCGTGGTCTGATCGAGGAGGTCCTCGCACAGCCTGGCTTTGCGGGGGTCCTCGCGTATTCAGCGCCCGAAGCGCTGTGGCTTGTCAGCAAGGGAATTCGCGACGTATTGGTGGCGTACCCGACGATCGACCCGGCCACGATCGCGGCCGTCAGCAATGATCCCGTCGCGGCCCGTGAGGTCACCTTCATGGTGGATCTACCCGAACATCTGGAGATGGTGCGGGCCGCGGCCACGGGCGCGCCGGTCCGAGTCTGCCTCGACATCTGCTGCGCGGTCAGTCTTGGTGGGCTGCAGGTCGGCGCGCATCGTTCAAGTATCAGGACGCCCGAGCAAGCCGCGGCACTCGCCGCGAGTGCGGCCAAGGAGCCGCAGGTGCGTCTGGTGGGCCTGATGTTCTATGACGCGCAGATTGCGGGGGTCCCGGACACCGGACCACATATCCGATGGATGAAGCAGCGATCGTGGGGCGAGCTGACGCGGCGCCGGGCCGCGGTGCGACGGGCGGTCGAGGACCATGCAGATCTGGAGTTCGTCAATGCAGGCGGGACCGGGAGTCTTCACTGGTTTCAGGACGACGGGGTGGTGACTGAACTCGCGGCCGGGTCAGGGCTTTTCGCTCCTACGCTGTTCGATCGGTACGACGGGGCCGAGCATCGGCCGGCGGCATTTTTTGTGTCGCCTGTGGTGCGCAAGCCTGCGGAGGACGTGGTGGTCGCGGCGTTTGGTGGTTACATTGCCAGCGGCCCCGTAGGCTCATCCCGTACGCCGACTGTCGCGTTCCCTTCGGGTCTGAAGCCGTTCACCCACGAAGGATTCGGTGAGGTACAGACCCCGTTGCGCGGCCCGGCGGCCCGCGGAATGCGGATTGGTGATCCGGTGTGGTTTCGGCATGCCAAAGCCGGCGAGATGTGTGAGCGCTTCGACGAGGTGCTGTTGGTGGACGGCGAGCAGATACGCCGGATTCCGACGTACCGCGGTGAAGGGAAGAACTTTGGCTGA